In one Deinococcus sedimenti genomic region, the following are encoded:
- a CDS encoding CopD family protein, with product MSLLLLAKWLIYLGAALLVGGVAARSWRPDGQPGMRPLALGAGLLLAGSAAQVLLTLHALGYLTLPDVPAYLQQTVPGRAVLTLLLGTALLLAGALARWPTWLCLAAAGTLLWGLGGLGHGATHGPSVRLLHAVHAGAMAVWLGGVLTLVSRPEERLPALARFGPVATVCVLVLGVTGVVASWEHAGGMPTTDSRYGRVLLLKLAFVGAVLVVAGLLRRSLARQRRVDAWLGLELALLSLILAVTASLSVTPTPAHG from the coding sequence GTGTCCCTCCTGCTCCTGGCCAAGTGGCTGATCTACCTGGGCGCCGCGCTGCTGGTGGGCGGCGTGGCCGCGCGGTCATGGCGGCCCGACGGCCAGCCTGGCATGCGCCCGCTGGCCCTGGGCGCGGGCCTGTTGCTGGCCGGCAGCGCCGCGCAGGTGCTGCTGACCCTGCACGCCCTGGGCTACCTGACCCTGCCGGACGTGCCAGCCTACCTGCAACAGACGGTGCCCGGGCGGGCGGTGCTGACCCTGCTGCTGGGCACCGCCCTCCTGCTGGCCGGCGCCCTGGCCCGCTGGCCGACTTGGCTCTGTCTGGCGGCGGCCGGAACGCTGCTCTGGGGCCTGGGTGGGCTCGGCCATGGGGCCACCCACGGTCCCAGTGTCCGGCTCCTGCACGCCGTCCACGCCGGCGCAATGGCGGTGTGGCTGGGCGGCGTGCTGACCCTGGTGAGCAGGCCGGAGGAGCGCCTGCCCGCCCTGGCCCGTTTCGGGCCAGTAGCGACCGTTTGTGTCCTGGTGCTGGGCGTCACGGGGGTGGTCGCCTCCTGGGAACACGCGGGCGGGATGCCGACCACAGACAGCCGGTATGGGCGGGTCTTGCTGCTTAAACTGGCGTTTGTGGGCGCCGTGCTGGTGGTGGCGGGGCTGCTCCGGCGGAGCCTGGCGCGTCAGAGGCGTGTGGACGCTTGGCTGGGGTTGGAACTGGCCCTGCTGAGCCTGATTCTGGCGGTGACGGCCAGCCTGTCGGTGACGCCGACGCCGGCTCACGGATAG
- a CDS encoding copper resistance protein CopC, which yields MALALLVPGTALAHADLTRVTPAAGSTVTAPAAITLQFSEPLTTRFSTFRVMKVPAGTSPQKAADKALALEANAAALATRAATLPATATIIKLPLKPALPRGLYVVAWKILSDDSHPVTGLRTFTVR from the coding sequence TTGGCCCTGGCCCTGCTGGTGCCGGGCACGGCCCTGGCCCATGCGGACCTGACCCGCGTCACCCCGGCTGCTGGCAGTACCGTGACGGCCCCAGCGGCCATCACCCTGCAGTTCAGTGAGCCCCTGACCACCCGATTTTCCACGTTCCGCGTGATGAAGGTGCCAGCCGGGACGAGCCCGCAGAAGGCCGCAGACAAGGCCCTGGCTCTGGAGGCGAACGCAGCGGCCCTGGCCACGAGGGCCGCCACTCTTCCGGCGACCGCAACCATCATCAAGCTGCCCTTGAAACCGGCCCTGCCCCGCGGCCTCTACGTCGTGGCGTGGAAGATCCTGTCGGACGACAGCCATCCAGTGACCGGCTTGCGCACCTTCACGGTCAGGTAG
- a CDS encoding type II toxin-antitoxin system PemK/MazF family toxin has protein sequence MLEVDFAAQHPSGNEQSGFRPAIIVAVPDFLAPPRFPGLMVVPFTSQVEKFRDLSEALYSMYASGSGGLTRDSIALIDQVRYVDQARITGRLGRFTETEYEPVRRAINVMFAF, from the coding sequence GTGCTGGAAGTCGACTTCGCTGCTCAGCACCCGAGTGGCAACGAGCAGTCCGGCTTCCGGCCCGCGATCATCGTGGCGGTCCCGGATTTTCTGGCACCGCCACGTTTTCCCGGCCTGATGGTCGTCCCGTTCACGTCCCAAGTGGAGAAATTCAGGGACCTGAGTGAGGCGCTCTATTCAATGTATGCGAGTGGCTCTGGGGGCCTCACACGCGACAGCATCGCCTTGATTGATCAGGTGCGCTATGTGGATCAGGCCCGGATCACTGGACGATTGGGCCGCTTCACGGAAACAGAATATGAACCGGTACGGCGAGCGATCAATGTCATGTTCGCGTTCTGA